The region GAATACTGTTCGTGGATGACGAGGTTTCCATTCTCGAAATGCTGCGTATGGCCTTCGAGCAGTTCGGCTACGAGGTCTACACGGCCGACAGCGGCATGCAGGCGGTCGAACTTCTGAAATCAGTCAAAGTCGATTGCATGTTTTTCGACCTGCGCCTTCCCGGCATGGACGGTATTGAGCTGTGCCGGATCATACGGCGAGACAACCCGATTGCCGCCATCTTCGCCATGACCGGCTACGCCAACGTGTTCGAGCTGTTCGACTGCCGCGAGGCCGGGTTCGACGATTATTTCCTCAAGCCGTTGGACCTGCAGGCGATCCTGGGCACTGTGGAGGCCGCTTACGAACGCTTGGAACGCTGGAAGCTGAAACGGCCCGAGGCCACGTCC is a window of bacterium DNA encoding:
- a CDS encoding response regulator, producing the protein MKKRILFVDDEVSILEMLRMAFEQFGYEVYTADSGMQAVELLKSVKVDCMFFDLRLPGMDGIELCRIIRRDNPIAAIFAMTGYANVFELFDCREAGFDDYFLKPLDLQAILGTVEAAYERLERWKLKRPEATSVAQ